The following proteins are co-located in the Branchiostoma lanceolatum isolate klBraLanc5 chromosome 16, klBraLanc5.hap2, whole genome shotgun sequence genome:
- the LOC136422127 gene encoding uncharacterized protein — MSGQASVVTASYSWIAIASSRPCPELQDLEDPELRSLAASLPSIIIADRAPNTIKKYVRYFRSWELFASSNGLPSLPGHGPHLALYLLKLLQASRSAAPLEAVTFAVAWAHRKAGHPSPHTHPLPSQVLQAAKRILARPASKKRPLTACRSH, encoded by the exons ATGTCAGGCCAGGCCAGTGTTGTAACTGCTTCATATTCTTGGATAG CCATCGCCTCCTCCCGCCCCTGCCCTGAACTCCAGGACTTGGAAGACCCAGAGCTTCGCAGTCTGGCCGCCAGCCTACCTTCCATCATCATCGCCGACAGAGCTCCCAACACCATCAAGAAGTACGTTAGATATTTCCGCAGCTGGGAGCTTTTCGCCTCGTCCAACGGACTTCCCTCCCTCCCAGGCCACGGTCCGCATCTGGCCCTGTACCTGCTAAAGCTCTTGCAAGCTTCTCGTTCAGCCGCGCCACTGGAGGCCGTAACCTTCGCCGTCGCCTGGGCGCATCGTAAAGCTGGCCACCCGTCACCTCACACCCACCCTCTACCATCACAAGTCCTACAAGCTGCCAAGCGTATCCTCGCGAGACCGGCCTCCAAGAAGCGACCCTTGACCGCATGCcggtctcactaa